From the genome of Plasmodium malariae genome assembly, chromosome: 9, one region includes:
- a CDS encoding transcription factor with AP2 domain(s), putative — protein MFALRTSSNTSKKTGEVDEKNKRSSSKGENENSDEGKNAYIEDSLNKMDNYMNYSEQQTQLYPISRTATPLLINMGSMESVNEGTFNNIAKAATILNDDDHTKQLSENEEDNDEEQTDKQHSGNCSNKYENNDKDNDGIDFESEKMGLEINEKRLICESDEKLDNTHPSEDISNDKFYINCKDDKVDDDLKGEEIYEVEEMEEEEEEEVEDVEEERNPRLYSINDNSNSSSGNGNGNVCGSNNNGNSTNSNDNIEGGESLCASYKKKKSSDTSDFNEKNTHNDCNNNIIISSSNRRSGYGKKIYDEEESNEKLDNNFISCSNTCAYNKEEVKSENSTGKEENEMDNNMDDSNSNSNNSNNINNSNNSNHSNHSNDNDDDQEIMNNGSSDHFKHTFIKDLLSKKTNLEQGSINQKKAFSLIDNFLNIKSNDDMNHDSHLYEKYYSEDRKEVIMNNCSGGIVGSCTSMMSTNNNNNNGSGSNDNSSTNMPCSSSVSSNHMPCNSNVSNNVLCSSSISNNKVSCIGHREHNSFDGYRCIIDNTNNMNESISKSELIKKSKIICLSYLRIMKRLTSLWGEANKAFEYHFVNILNNIEINNLDIYLCCFSNLKICSAKNLFMDSVIECLEELEIIKKFKMLQSHGDIIIEKTSCSSDACSLDINEMRKQIIEEVENNLTKEVVDEMHDLALRNPYFSTSYYLSNSTNSDGEPTILSMYCGAQRNSNNVCTNISNTNIAPIDFKRGKNHLYCNNNNSVSSISNINNVSHINNVNNVNNVSNVSNVSNVSNVSNVSNMNSINNNNNNSSSSNGSRVHCNNFYGNCGGVGVANTHLNYGCTLHANHFACTSPLHLNCMNSSHFFNCPNSSTNVPLTGGTAAGDSNGNSNNHINGSSNNSNNNNNSNSHNNNSKSSFLSNNCNANMRMSSRGNNMTYSNHGSVSNLSKKKCSYSDENILNKLNVSIDYNSYNDFNNNYIQEAEKVVEKYKNLSKLNSKESENMYSTCSHSTMHDINNNNSSTNNSNNNGNNNINNNCNGNSNSNSSSNNNSNNNINNSCNNLNAYIHLKMFMAEYANSCKNDKSKLKDLDISPSDLNILRHHLYAQLSAAHAMEDKGLSDVYNNIENESMDLKCYYENKLKLDCVSNNDVNKFHHQDYKYKDENNYDDRDCYSKYDREQGVLNMNENSYNLLSSSLQNMLRKRKIHDNHHMPMCNNNSGGCNGSDGCNGSDGCNGNSCNTILNNSSFDDLNYLLCNTNVLKKLKFNLLETKKNCNNDSASSGNNKGSTIGNAISNAISNAISNNIGNSISNSISNSISNNMSNNMSNNMSSSMNDISGSMNSISSSINNNNNVGISSGGGDYRKKDSNELSLDDCSSHIMHVRKTFGCKNSNINNSKNFKEVLTLSQENLKKKGGSIVGGGCAGGVVLGSSFKNTGDHINPSTLYDFILKTNNSNGLLESSLHSSSSNIINKLSSNNGSISNNHNHNNGSSIMNMNVGYNLNSSNSIQKKNSYDYNADYNSKMSANGSEMSLTNQESSDLIMNNNVKSDASMIINNSYKHNKNDLGRNIGMNGNNNSNGINNNSSSSNANHSSSSNNNNNNNKNKKNINTNNTNNTNNTNNNNNNNNNNNNNNNNNNSNSNSNSNSNSNSNSSTNAHVSSSNKSTKSLKNTSTISPVPTTNYGMGKLKYEMPVGVNPNDDKVKGVYFSKSPRGVGKWNAYFQIANNKRLFTSFSVSKYGYNEARKLSILKRTEWEKEYKHHTDLKNSDGKKGKKKSSNVITSSSNLVKNNVKNISSLGNNSNHSNSDDSMTYTKDSKMKDDCLLYSNDDEDGCLISNKLTADITSDMNDPHILTTGSRKMNKLTMANGANSNHHHHHQHNNNNATTGNSNNNDYVKVEDNINFFIECAKNDSGSFNTVDLLRSSLNADNRKSSNTKKGSLNFGSNTLINSYTNGGIDNKQSLNSSRMLSNSLGLSNKYIRNLHFPAIDSHAVSNFLEAVADDQKISS, from the exons ATGTTTGCTCTTAGAACTAGCTCAAATACTAGCAAAAAAACAGGTGAAGTGgatgagaaaaataaaaggtcAAGTTCGAAAGGTGAGAACGAAAATTCGGATGAGggaaaaaatgcatatattgaGGATTCATTAAATAAGATGGATAATTATATGAACTATTCAGAACAACAGACGCAGTTATATCCAATTAGTAGAACAGCAACACCgcttttaattaatatggGAAGTATGGAGAGTGTGAATGAAGGGACGTTTAATAACATAGCAAAGGCAGCTACGATTTTAAATGATGATGATCATACGAAGCAATTAAgtgaaaatgaagaagacAATGATGAAGAACAAACGGATAAGCAACATAGTGGAAACTGTAGTaacaaatatgaaaataatgataaagaTAATGATGGTATTGATTTTGAATCCGAAAAAATGGGGTtagaaattaatgaaaaaagacTAATTTGTGAGAGTGACGAGAAATTAGATAATACACATCCAAGTGAAGATATAAGTaatgataaattttatattaattgtaaAGATGATAAGGTAGATGATGATTTAAAAGGGGAAGAAATATACGAAGTTGAAGAGAtggaagaagaagaggaagaggaGGTAGAAGACGTAGAAGAGGAACGAAATCCGCGGTTATACAGTATTAATGACAACAGTAATTCTTCTAGTGGTAATGGAAATGGCAATGTATGTGGTAGTAACAATAATGGCAACAGTACCAACAGCAATGATAACATAGAAGGGGGGGAGTCATTGTGTgcttcatataaaaaaaaaaaaagttcagACACATCGGACTTCAATGAAAAGAATACCCATAAtgattgtaataataatataattatcagTAGCAGTAATAGAAGAAGTGGATAtggaaagaaaatatatgatgaGGAGGAGTCGAATGAGAAGCTTgacaataattttatcagTTGTAGTAATACATGTGCTTATAATAAGGAGGAAGTTAAGTCAGAAAACTCAACGGGCAAGGAGGAAAACGAAATGGACAATAACATGGATGacagtaacagtaatagtaacaatagtAACAACATCAACAACAGTAACAACAGCAATCATAGCAACCATAGTAACGATAATGATGACGATCAGGAGATCATGAACAACGGAAGTAGCGATCATTTCAAGCATACATTCATAAAAGATTTGCTgtcaaaaaaaacaaatttagaACAAGGATCTATAAATCAAAAGAAAGCATTTTCCTTAATTGacaattttttgaatataaaaagtaatgaTGATATGAACCATGATAGTCAtctttatgaaaaatattattcggAGGATAGGAAAGAGGTAATAATGAACAACTGCTCTGGTGGCATTGTTGGAAGCTGCACGAGTATGATGAGTACAaacaacaataacaacaaCGGAAGCGGTAGCAATGATAACAGCAGTACTAACATGCCTTGCAGTAGTAGTGTGAGTAGTAACCACATGCCTTGCAACAGCAACGTGAGTAACAATGTGCTTTGTAGTAGTagtattagtaataataaagtgAGTTGTATTGGGCATCGAGAACATAACAGTTTTGACGGTTACAGGTGCATTATTGATAAcacaaataatatgaatgaaTCTATTAGTAAAAGTGaactaattaaaaaatcaaaaattatatgtttaagTTATTTAAGGATTATGAAAAGGTTAACATCTCTATGGGGGGAAGCAAACAAAGCATTTGAATatcattttgtaaatatattaaataatatagaaattaataatttagatATATACTTGTGttgtttttcaaatttaaaaatatgttctgctaagaatttatttatggATTCAGTTATTGAATGTTTAGAAGAAttagaaataattaaaaaatttaaaatgttacAAAGTCATGGTGATATcataatagaaaaaacaaGTTGTTCAAGTGACGCGTGCTCATTAGATATTAACGAAATGCGTAAACAAATAATAGAAGAAGTAGAGAATAATTTGACAAAAGAAGTTGTTGACGAAATGCATGATTTAGCTTTAAGAAATCCATACTTTAGTACCTCATATTATCTAAGTAATAGTACAAACTCGGATGGTGAGCCCACCATATTAAGTATGTATTGTGGTGCACAAAGGAATAGCAATAATGTTTGCACAAATATCAGTAATACAAACATTGCACCTATCGATTTCAAACGGGGAAAGAACCATTTATATTGCAATAATAACAACAGTGTTAGCAGCATTAGTAATATTAACAACGTTAGCcatattaataatgttaataatgtTAACAATGTTAGTAATGTTAGCAATGTTAGCAATGTTAGCAATGTTAGCAATGTTAGCAACATGAACAGtattaacaataacaataataatagtagtagcagtaacGGAAGTAGAGTTCACTGTAATAATTTCTACGGTAATTGTGGAGGAGTAGGAGTAGCAAATACTCATCTTAATTATGGCTGTACCTTACACGCAAATCATTTTGCATGTACAAGTCCACTTCATTTAAATTGCATGAATAGTAGCCATTTTTTTAACTGCCCTAATAGTAGCACGAATGTTCCTCTGACAGGTGGGACTGCTGCTGGTGATAGCAatggtaatagtaataaccaTATCAATGGTAGTAGTAACaacagcaataataataataacagtaacagccataataataatagtaaaagcTCATTTTTAAGTAACAACTGTAATGCGAATATGCGCATGAGCAGCAGAGGTAACAACATGACTTACAGTAACCATGGCTCTGTTTCCAATCTAAGCAAGAAGAAATGTAGTTACTCGGATGAAAACATTCTGAACAAATTAAATGTCAGCATTGATTATAATTCCTACAACGATTTTAACAACAATTATATTCAAGAAGCAGAAAAAGTCgtagaaaaatacaaaaatctGAGTAAGTTGAACTCTAAAGAAAGTGAGAATATGTATAGCACGTGTAGCCATTCTACCATGCATGatataaacaataataatagcagcaCCAACAACAGTAATAACAATGGTAATAACAACATCAACAACAATTGTAACGGTAACAGCAACAGTAATAGcagtagtaataacaacagTAATAACAACATTAATAATAGCTGTAATAATCTGAAtgcatatattcatttaaaaatgttcatGGCGGAATATGCAAATTCGTGTAAAAATGATAAGTCCAAGTTGAAGGACCTGGACATAAGTCCGAGTGATTTGAATATCTTGAGGCACCATCTCTACGCTCAGCTTAGCGCAGCACACGCGATGGAG GATAAAGGACTGAGTGACGTGTACAACAACATTGAGAATGAGTCCATGGATCTGAAAtgttattatgaaaataaattgaagCTTGACTGTGTTAGCAATAATGATGTGAACAAATTCCATCATCAAGATTACAAATATAAGGATGAAAACAACTATGATGACCGGGATTGTTACTCGAAGTATGATAGAGAACAAGGAGTGCTAAATATGAATGAGAACAGCTATAATTTGTTATCAAGTAGTCTCCAAAATATGCtaagaaagagaaaaatacatGATAATCATCATATGCCCATGTGCAACAATAATAGCGGTGGGTGTAATGGAAGTGATGGGTGTAATGGAAGCGATGGGTGCAATGGAAACAGCTGTAATACGATTCTGAACAATAGTTCCTTCGATGACTTGAATTACTTATTATGTAACACAAACGTTTTAAAAAAGCTAAAATTTAACTTGTtagaaacgaaaaaaaattgcaataATGATAGCGCTAGTAGTGGTAATAATAAGGGCAGTACTATTGGCAATGCTATTAGCAATGCTATTAGTAATGCTATTAGCAATAACATTGGCAATAGCATTAGCAATAGCATTAGCAATAGCATTAGCAATAACATGAGCAATAACATGAGCAATAACATGAGCAGCAGCATGAATGACATTAGCGGTAGCATGAACAGTATTAGTAGTAGTattaacaacaataataatgttgGCATAAGCAGTGGAGGAGGTGATTATAGGAAAAAGGACTCGAACGAGTTGTCATTGGATGATTGCAGTTCGCACATAATGCATGTAAGAAAAACTTTTGGATGTAAGaatagtaatataaataatagtaaaaattttaaagaagtGTTAACATTATCACAAGAGAAtttgaaaaagaaaggaGGAAGTATAGTAGGGGGAGGATGTGCAGGAGGAGTAGTACTCGGatcatcttttaaaaataccgGGGATCATATAAACCCTAGTACGTTGTatgattttatattaaaaacaaataattctAATGGTTTACTAGAGAGTTCGTTAcatagtagcagtagtaacATAATAAACAAACTAAGTAGTAACAATGGTAGTATTAGTAATAATCACAATCATAATAACGGTAGTAGCATTATGAATATGAATGTTggttataatttaaatagttCAAATAgtattcaaaaaaagaatagcTACGATTATAATGCTGATTATAACTCTAAGATGAGTGCTAATGGTTCCGAAATGTCTTTAACGAATCAAGAAAGTAGTGATTtgataatgaataataatgtCAAATCTGATGCTAGCAtgattattaataatagttaCAAGCATAACAAAAACGATTTAGGTAGAAATATTGGAATGAATGGTAACAACAACAGTAATGGTATcaataataacagtagtagcagtaatGCCAATCAcagcagtagtagtaataataacaataataataataaaaataaaaaaaatattaatactaataatactaataatactaataatactaataataataataataataataataataataataataataataataataataatagcaatagcaACAGCAATAGCAACAGCAATAGCAATAGCAATAGTAGTACCAATGCACATgttagtagtagtaataaaagCACAAAGAGTTTGAAAAACACGTCCACAATATCCCCTGTACCAACAACAAATTACGGAATGGGGAAACTTAAATATGAAATGCCTGTGGGTGTGAACCCTAATGATGATAAAGTAAAAGGggtatatttttcaaaatcaCCTAGAGGTGTAGGAAAATGGAATGCATATTTTCAAATAGCTAACAATAAGAGACTATTTACAAGTTTTAGTGTAAGTAAATATGGATATAATGAAGCAAGAAAATTATCCATATTAAAAAGAACGGAATGGGAAAAGGAATATAAACATCATAcggatttaaaaaattcggatgggaaaaaaggaaaaaaaaagagtagtAATGTAATTACAAGTAGTAGtaatttagtaaaaaataatgtaaaaaatatttcttcctTAGGTAATAATTCTAATCATTCGAACAGTGATGATTCTATGACCTATACTAAAGATAGTAAAATGAAAGATGACTGTTTACTATACTCAAATGATGATGAAGATGGTTGTCTAATAAGTAACAAATTAACAGCAGATATAACTAGCGATATGAACGATCCACATATATTAACAACAGGCAGTAGAAAAATGAACAAGTTAACTATGGCTAATGGTGCTAATAGTAATCATCATCATCACCAtcaacataataataataatgctaCTACTggcaatagtaataataatgactATGTGAAAGTAGAGgataacataaatttttttattgaatgcGCAAAAAATGATAGTGGCTCATTTAACACAGTTGATTTATTAAGATCTAGCTTGAATGCGGATAACAGGAAAAGTAGTAACACCAAAAAAGGCTCTCTAAATTTTGGCTCCAATACATTAATTAATTCGTATACTAATGGTGGTATAGACAATAAGCAATCATTAAACTCTTCAAGGATGTTATCTAACTCGTTAGGCCTGTCAAATAAATACATTCGAAACCTTCACTTTCCTGCCATCGATTCACATGCTGTGAGCAACTTTTTGGAAGCAGTGGCGGATGATCAGAAGATTTCTTCCTAG